From the genome of Carassius auratus strain Wakin chromosome 26, ASM336829v1, whole genome shotgun sequence, one region includes:
- the wbp1lb gene encoding WW domain binding protein 1-like b isoform X1 gives MGSFLYIAGSANPTEATVYEQVLQCEGVNNKSYVCETGHCCGESQCCSYYYELWWFWLVWAIILILSCCCVCHHRRTKHRLQQQQRQHEINLIAYREVHNNTSLPFYYRFLPNYLLPEYEEVVHRPATPPPPYSALNAGPPTCTSPLTTDQQDAHCAPRQTSPDPPASETLCSRPSPEEIHTSNGYHQKEEFERARSAQSAPQPPSMEKQNECGKEPLRNVAVPDDKERILGRHRRFTGDSGIEVCVCGRGLESHEPKEFEGLLSEEDSEDFCEECGLRSHGEENQGLLSPENRVERGPSPVSQAQPHPVCFCLHTINEQEGPQHSNTES, from the exons CAGGTTCTTCAGTGCGAGGGAGTGAATAATAAAAGCTATGTGTGTGAGACGGGACACTGCTGTGGAGAGTCCCAGTGCTGCAGCTACTACTATGAACTCTGGT ggTTCTGGCTGGTGTGGGCCATCATCCTTATCCTGAGCTGCTGCTGCGTCTGTCATCATCGTCGCACCAAACACAGACTGCAACAACAGCAGCGACAGCATGAGATCAACCTCATTGCCTACAGAGAGGTTCACAACAACACCTCACTGCCCTTCTACTACA GATTCCTACCCAACTATCTCCTTCCAGAGTATGAGGAAGTAGTGCATCGGCCCGCTACGCCCCCTCCTCCATATAGTGCCTTAAACGCCGGCCCCCCGACCTGCACCAGCCCTTTAACCACTGACCAGCAAGATGCACACTGCGCGCCCCGACAGACCTCTCCAGACCCCCCTGCATCTGAAACACTCTGTTCCAGACCCAGCCCAGAGGAGATCCACACCTCTAATGGGTACCACCAGAAGGAAGAGTTTGAGCGGGCCAGATCCGCACAGAGCGCTCCGCAGCCCCCCAGCATGGAGAAGCAGAACGAGTGCGGGAAGGAGCCGCTCAGGAATGTGGCAGTACCTGACGACAAAGAGAGGATTCTGGGAAGACACCGCAGATTCACGGGGGACTCTGGGATtgaggtgtgtgtttgtggacgAGGTTTGGAGAGCCATGAGCCCAAAGAATTCGAGGGGCTTTTGAGCGAGGAGGACTCGGAGGATTTCTGTGAGGAATGTGGCCTTCGTTCCCACGGAGAGGAAAATCAGGGACTTCTGTCCCCAGAAAACAGGGTGGAGCGTGGACCATCGCCAGTGTCCCAAGCTCAACCTCATCCGGTCTGCTTCTGTTTGCATACTATTAATGAACAAGAGGGTCCACAGCATAGTAACACAGAATCATAA
- the wbp1lb gene encoding WW domain binding protein 1-like b isoform X2: protein MGSFLYIAGSANPTEATVYEVLQCEGVNNKSYVCETGHCCGESQCCSYYYELWWFWLVWAIILILSCCCVCHHRRTKHRLQQQQRQHEINLIAYREVHNNTSLPFYYRFLPNYLLPEYEEVVHRPATPPPPYSALNAGPPTCTSPLTTDQQDAHCAPRQTSPDPPASETLCSRPSPEEIHTSNGYHQKEEFERARSAQSAPQPPSMEKQNECGKEPLRNVAVPDDKERILGRHRRFTGDSGIEVCVCGRGLESHEPKEFEGLLSEEDSEDFCEECGLRSHGEENQGLLSPENRVERGPSPVSQAQPHPVCFCLHTINEQEGPQHSNTES from the exons GTTCTTCAGTGCGAGGGAGTGAATAATAAAAGCTATGTGTGTGAGACGGGACACTGCTGTGGAGAGTCCCAGTGCTGCAGCTACTACTATGAACTCTGGT ggTTCTGGCTGGTGTGGGCCATCATCCTTATCCTGAGCTGCTGCTGCGTCTGTCATCATCGTCGCACCAAACACAGACTGCAACAACAGCAGCGACAGCATGAGATCAACCTCATTGCCTACAGAGAGGTTCACAACAACACCTCACTGCCCTTCTACTACA GATTCCTACCCAACTATCTCCTTCCAGAGTATGAGGAAGTAGTGCATCGGCCCGCTACGCCCCCTCCTCCATATAGTGCCTTAAACGCCGGCCCCCCGACCTGCACCAGCCCTTTAACCACTGACCAGCAAGATGCACACTGCGCGCCCCGACAGACCTCTCCAGACCCCCCTGCATCTGAAACACTCTGTTCCAGACCCAGCCCAGAGGAGATCCACACCTCTAATGGGTACCACCAGAAGGAAGAGTTTGAGCGGGCCAGATCCGCACAGAGCGCTCCGCAGCCCCCCAGCATGGAGAAGCAGAACGAGTGCGGGAAGGAGCCGCTCAGGAATGTGGCAGTACCTGACGACAAAGAGAGGATTCTGGGAAGACACCGCAGATTCACGGGGGACTCTGGGATtgaggtgtgtgtttgtggacgAGGTTTGGAGAGCCATGAGCCCAAAGAATTCGAGGGGCTTTTGAGCGAGGAGGACTCGGAGGATTTCTGTGAGGAATGTGGCCTTCGTTCCCACGGAGAGGAAAATCAGGGACTTCTGTCCCCAGAAAACAGGGTGGAGCGTGGACCATCGCCAGTGTCCCAAGCTCAACCTCATCCGGTCTGCTTCTGTTTGCATACTATTAATGAACAAGAGGGTCCACAGCATAGTAACACAGAATCATAA
- the as3mt gene encoding arsenite methyltransferase, which translates to MADGRTAASNTAVASVYNDVKEYYGKTLKKTSDLKSNACVPSAKPVPAYVRKVIAEIHPDVAAKYYGCGLVVPECLECCSVLDLGCGSGRDCYMLSQLVGEKGRVTGIDMTEDQLEVARKYIDYHTQRFGYKKPNVNFVQGYIEALAEAGLEEKSYDIIISNCVVNLSPDKASVLREAYRVLKDGGELYFSDVYSDARIPEDLKANKVLWGECLSGALWWEDLIRLAEEVGFCKPRLVTASIITVSNKELEKLLGDHKFVSATYRLFKLPKGSEKKSCLVMYNGEMTGVEESFEFDAQYTFKVDKETWVDDDVASILSNSRFSGEFTFRHQGLKTSGSGECWAKPKAVSVNPFELLQQLGSASVAPSTGACCGDQKSCCQ; encoded by the exons ATGGCAGACGGACGTACAGCAGCCAg TAACACTGCAGTTGCAAGTGTCTACAATGACGTTAAG GAATACTATGGAAAGACACTGAAGAAGACATCTGATCTGAAAAGCAATGCCTGTGTCCCGTCTGCCAAGCCTGTTCCTGCATACGTGAGAAAAGTCATAGCTGAGATCCATCCAGATGTTGCTGCAAA GTACTATGGCTGTGGTCTGGTGGTCCCTGAGTGTCTGGAGTGCTGCAGCGTGCTTGATCTCGGCTGTGGGAGCGGACGGGACTGCTACATGCTCAGCCAGCTTGTAGGAGAGAAGGGACGTGTCACAGGCATCGACATGACTGAAGATCAG CTTGAGGTGGCTAGGAAATACATTGATTACCACACACAAAGATTTGGTTATAAAAAGCCAAACGTGAACTTTGTTCAAGGCTACATTGAGGCCTTGGCAGAGGCCGGTCTGGAGGAGAAGTCGTATGATATCATCAT CTCAAACTGTGTGGTGAACCTGTCACCAGATAAAGCCAGTGTCCTGAGGGAGGCTTACCGCGTACTGAAG GATGGAGGGGAACTGTACTTTAGTGATGTTTATAGTGATGCTAGAATCCCCGAAGACCTCAAGGCCAACAAAGTGTTATGGG GTGAATGTCTCAGTGGAGCATTATGGTGGGAAGACCTGATACGACTGGCTGAAGAGGTTGGCTTCTGTAAACCCAGACTGGTTACTGCTAGTATCATCACTGTGAGCAACAAGGAACTAGAGAAACTGCTTG GTGACCACAAATTTGTGTCAGCCACATACCGGCTCTTCAAATTACCGAAAGGTTCAGAGAAGAAGTCCTGTCTGGTCATGTACAATGGAGAAATGACCGGTGTGGAGGAAAGCTTCGAGTTTGATGCCCAGTATACCTTTAAG GTAGATAAAGAGACATGGGTTGATGATGATGTGGCCAGCATCTTGAGCAACTCCAGATTTTCTGGAGAATTTACATTTCGGCATCAGGGGCTGAAAACCTCCGGCTCTGGAGAATGCTGGGCCAAACCCAAG gcaGTGTCAGTCAATCCCTTTGAGCTGCTCCAGCAGTTGGGCAGTGCAAGTGTAGCTCCTTCCACTGGGGCGTGCTGTGGAGACCAGAAATCATGCTGCCAGTAA